In one window of Helianthus annuus cultivar XRQ/B chromosome 17, HanXRQr2.0-SUNRISE, whole genome shotgun sequence DNA:
- the LOC110939518 gene encoding uncharacterized protein LOC110939518 gives MSVSNSNSSSIDSSNPLYLHPSDHPGMILVSKQFDGSGFGSWKRAMSIALSVKNKFGFVDGTITNSINPSLWSRCNEMVISWIINTLSRDISESVLYVQSAAQLWKELNDRYGQANGAKYYQLQKSLCEISQGNSSIAAYFTKIKSIWDEFGSLSAVPACSCGYYAQFSKKEDEQRLIQFLMGLNSAYENVRGSIL, from the coding sequence ATGTCTGTTTCCAATTCAAATTCGTCATCAATTGATTCTTCAAATCCTCTCTATCTTCATCCGTCAGATCATCCTGGAATGATTTTAGTTTCTAAACAATTTGATGGATCTGGATTTGGATCGTGGAAAAGAGCAATGTCAATTGCTTTATCAGTGAAGAACAAATTCGGATTTGTTGATGGAACTATCACAAATTCTATAAACCCTAGTCTCTGGAGCAGATGCAATGAAATGGTGATTTCATGGATAATCAATACTCTCTCAAGAGACATTAGTGAAAGTGTTTTGTATGTTCAAAGTGCTGCACAACTTTGGAAAGAGTTGAATGATAGATATGGACAGGCTAATGGAGCAAAATATTATCAGTTGCAGAAGAGTTTATGTGAGATTTCACAAGGTAACAGTAGTATAGCTGCTTACTTCACTAAAATCAAGAGTATATGGGATGAATTCGGTTCTTTATCTGCTGTTCCTGCATGTAGTTGTGGTTATTATGCACAATTTTCTAAGAAAGAAGATGAACAACGACTTATACAGTTTCTTATGGGTCTAAACTCCGCATATGAAAATGTTAGAGGAAGTATtttgtga